ATCGATATTGCGAAGGAAATCGCCAAGGATCTTGGCGCCGAGCTCATTATTAAGGACACCTCCTTTGATGCTCTCTTGCCGGAGCTGACGAGCGGACGCGTGGATTTTGTCATATCGGGCATGAATCCGACAGAAGAGCGCAGAAAGAGCATCGATTTCTCCGAGCCTTATTATGCTGCGGAACAATCGGTTGTCGTTCGTAAGGAAGATGCACTCAAGTTCAACACGCTTGAAAGCCTGGAGGGAGCTCGCATTGGGGTTCAGAAGAGCTCCATTCAGGAGTCCATTGCAAAGACAATTCCGAAAGCCAACGTGGTATCACTGGATAAAATCCCGGACTTACTGCTGCAGTTGGAATCCGAGCGCGTGGATGTTGTTCTCGCAGAGTATCCAATCGCGAAGACGAATATGAATGAAGCGACCATGGTGATCACGGACGCTAAACCGACGGCTGAGAACGACGCTTATGCCATCGGGGTTCGTAAAGGGAACGAAGAGCTGCTGAAGAGCATTAATGCTACACTTGAGCGTTTGAAGGAGAATGACCAGATCCAGAAGTTTGTCGACGAGGCCAGCGACCTGGCTGCAGGCCGTAAAGCAGAGAATCTGAACACATTTGAGTTCTTTTGGAAATATCGCGATTATTACGCCAAGGGAATCCAGTTTACGTTGCTTATTTCGGCTCTTGGTGTATTTTTCGGTTTTATTCTCGGATTGATTATCGCTTTAATGCGGATGTCGGGTGTTAAAATCCTTAAGTTGTTGGCTTCCGCTTATATCGAGATCATCCGTGGTACACCGATGCTGGTCCAGTTGTTTATTATCCATTACAGCTTGGCGGCGTTTGATATTAAATTCTCACCGATCCAGTCGGGGATTTTGACGCTTTCTATCAACAGCGCGGCCTATCTGGCTGAAATATTCCGTGCCGGCATTCAGGGCGTGGACCGCGGCCAATTGGAGGCTGCACGCTCCCTCGGAATGACCAAGGGCAAAGCGATGCGCCACATTATTTTGCCGCAAGCGCTAAAAGGCGTTTTGCCTGCCATCGGTAATGAGTTTGTTGTCATCATTAAGGAATCCTCCATCGTCTCCTTCATCGGTGTGGTGGACATTATGTATCAAGCCCAGATTTTGCGCGGCATGACGTTTGCGGCATTGAATCCGCTGCTTGTGGCTGCCCTGATCTACTTTATACTGACATTCGTTCTTTCGAAGCTTCTGGGTGTCTGGGAAAGGAAGTTGAGTGCAAGTGATAACCGTTAAGGATCTTCATAAATCGTTTGGCAAGCTGGAAATCTTGAAAGGCATTGACATTGAGATTGCAAAAGGAGAAGTAGTGGTTGTCATCGGGCCGAGCGGCTCCGGTAAAAGTACCTTTTTACGATGTCTCAATTTGCTTGAAGTGCCGACCAGCGGCGAAATTTCGTTCGAGGGTGAGCTGATCACCGCCAAGAATCACAATATCAATTCAACCCGTGAGAAAATGGGCATGGTATTTCAGCAGTTTAATCTGTTTCCTCACAAGAAGGTCATCGATAATATTACGCTTGCTCCAATTCAGGTGAAGGGTGTCTCAGCAAAGGAAGCCGAGGCTACTGCAGACGAGCTGCTGAAATCGGTTGGCCTGCAGGACAAGAAGGAGTCTTATCCTTCCCAGCTGTCCGGTGGACAGAAGCAGAGAATTGCCATTGCCCGCGCACTCGCGATGCAGCCGCATGTCATGCTGTTTGATGAGCCAACCTCCGCACTGGACCCTGAGATGGTAGGTGAGGTATTGGAAGTAATGAAGAAACTTGCCGAAGGCGGTATGACGATGGTTATCGTCACCCATGAGATGGGTTTCGCCCGGGAAGTGGGAGATCGGATCCTGTTCATGGATGGCGGTAAAATCGTAGAGGAAGGCACGCCGGACCAGTTGTTTGGCAATCCGACTCATCCTCGTACGCAAGAATTTTTAAGTAAGGTTTTGTAACTTTTATTTCTACATTGTAACAAACAAAAACAGCGCCATACCTGATCGTTTCAGGAATTGGCGCTGTTTTTGTTTGTTTATTGGTAACAATTGCTTGCAGTATAGGTTACAAAATTGTGATATATTGATGTTCGTTGACATATTACATCCGAATTACCAGGCTACATAAAAGGAGGCATCTTTAGATGTTACAACAAATGAGATCATGGACTAGAAATTATGGACTTAACAAAAATAATAAGATCGCTGGAAAAACAGCAAAATGGCTTACCGTTACAGCCGTTGTACTTGGCCTGACTTTCGCCGGAGGGGGACTGCAGGCACATGCAAGCGCAGTGCATGTCGCTAAGAATGGCGACACCTTCTACTTCTTATCTAAACAGTACGGTGTAAACATGGACAAGCTGATGAAGGCTAACCCTGCGATTAAGGCAACGAATATATACCAGGGGCTAAAAATCACCATTCCAGGGACGGTATCGATGAACTCGACGGCATCTGCTGCACCGATCGCTCCAGGAACCACCGGATTTACGCCCAGCTTGAGCGTTTCCCCTGAGAAGAACGTGGTGGAAGCATGGGGCAAGACGTTTAATTATAGCAAAGCATTGTCGGTCAAGGCTACTGCCTATTCTTCTGCAGCAAGCGAGAACGGTGGTTGGGGCGCGGTTGATTACTTCGGAAATTCCCTTGAGCTCGGCACCATCGCTGTCGATCCCAAGATCATTCCGCTCGGTACCAAGGTGCTTGTAACAGGACATGAGCATCCAGGACTGCCGAAAAAGGCATTTGTGGCAGAAGCTCGTGATATTGGTGGAGCTATTAAAGGGAGTAGGATTGATATTTTCATCCCAGGTTCAAAATCATCCGTGAATCAATTCGGCATTCAGGATATCAAATTGTTCATTATCGAATAAGTTAATTCATCCTCATGAAATAATCATTCTAATACGGAAGACGGCTAGACTGGATCCAAACTCCAGTTAGCCGTCTTTTTTTGTTATTCAGATCTATCTCGACTCTGACACGCCTAACATCTCCGGGAGTGTGACGAAGCTATATCCCTTACTCCGCAGCTCGGTAATAATGTCCGGGAGTGCTTCGATCGTTCCGGTTAGGTTGGATCCCACGCCACCTCCGGCATGTTGGAGTACGATCGAGCCTGGCCCGACCGCTGATAAAATGTTGCTTTTCACCTCTTCCTTACTCAGCCCTTTCCAATCGAGGGAGTCGACATTCCAATTCACGACTTTGTATCCGTTTTTGCGTGCCCACTGAAGCTGCTCTTCATTGATATCACCATAAGGCGGACGGATTAGCCGAGGGTCCACTCCGGTTAGGGATTTCAAGATCGTGTTGGTACGTTCGATTTGGCCTTTGAATTTCTCCAGGCTCAGCTTGTTCAGCTGGGCGTGATTATAGGAGTGATTACCAATGGCGTGACCTTCATCATGGATTCGTTTCGCGAGATCGGGATGTTTTTTGGCCCGTTCCCCCACTGCAAAGAACGTGGCTTTTACCTGAAACTTTTTGAGGACGTCCAGTACTTTTCCGGTAAATCGGGGATCCGGGACATCATCAAAGGTCAGAGCGATCTGTTTGATCCGGGGTCCGCTGGAGCGAAAGGTATCCGGATATTTTCTCAGTAATTGACTTAAAGACGGCGCATCGTCTGAATTTTGGGTCTTATTGCGCTTGGCATGATCCAAGATTTGGCCGGATTCCGACATGACGGAAGTGTCCTGGGGTTGAAGTGACAAACTATGTACATCGGACGCGTGTGCCGAGATGTCCGGCACCATGAAAAAGAATAATAGGATACACAACAGGCAGCTTCCTGCACGGTATCGATTGAACATCACGATCGACCCCTTTCGCTTTTTAATATGGTATGCCCAGTTGGTCGTGCGATTATCCTCAATATGGGAATGCGATGTTTTTTAGTTTTCCCTCAGAAAGGTGTATAATAACCGGTAACAGATTGGTTATTACATCTTGATCGTTTGGATATGGAAGGAGATAATCGCTTGGCAGACTTGTTTACACCTTACAATTTCAAGAATTTGACCCTCAAGAACCGCATTGTTATGCCACCGATGTGTCAATATTCCGTTCAAGCTGAGGACGGGATTCCGAATGATTGGCATTTTGTTCATTACGTCAGCCGTGCCGTTGGAGGTACTGGCTTCATTATTGTAGAAATGACAGGTGTCCATCCTGATGGACGCATAACGAATCAGGACACGGGGATATGGGACGATAATCAGATCCCAGCCTATCGCCGTATTGTGGAGAGTGTGCATTCTTATGGAACCAAGATTGGTATCCAGCTTGGGCATGCCGGAAGAAAAGCGCAGGATGCAGAACCGTCAGTAGCCCCTTCTGCGATTCCGTTCAGTTCCCATTACAAAATGCCCAAGATGCTTTCCGGGGCGGAAGTGGAAGAGCTCATTCAAGCCTTCAAGGAAGGCGCGCGTCGAGCTGTTGAGGCCGGGTTCGATACCGTTGAGATTCATGGCGCCCATGGTTACCTTATTCATCAGTTCCACTCGCCGCTAACGAACCAGCGCAGTGATGAATATGGTCAAGACCTTCCTCTGTTCGGTGAGCGGGTTGTTCAAGCCGTTAAGGAAGTCCTGCCCGAAGGCATGCCGATCATAATGAGAGTATCTGCAAAAGAATATGTGGACGGCGGCTATGATGTGCAATACTGTGCGGAGATTTGCAAACGTTACCGCGATGCCGGCGTCGATATTTTTCATATCTCCTCGGGGGGAGAAGGCCAGGTCGGCGCCAATGGAGGTCCGGAAGCGAAGCCCGGTTATCAGGTGGATCTGGCAGCAGAGTTCAAACAGCTGTTAAAGGTGCCTGTTATTGCGGTAGGATTGCTGGATGATTACCATGCCGCGCAAGAGGTGATTTTGTCAGGCAAAGCGGATCTGGTGGCGATTGGCCGGGGCATGCTCCGCGATCCCTACTGGGCTGTTCATGCAGCCAAGGCGCTTGATGGAGGACAGAAAGTCCCCAAGCAATATGAACGAGCATATTAAAAAGTGCGTGTTCCCAAATTGTGAGTTTTGAACAACTTCTAAAAAAATTTTGAAACGTTTGGGAACATGCAACGTAAATATTAATCATATACCAGTATTTTAAAGTGAAAGCGAGAGGAAGAGAACGATGTCCATATTTAAAAGATTGCGCGATTTGACCATGTCCAATATTAACGCCATTATCGACAAGGCGGAAGACCCGATTAAAATGACGGATCAGTACATTCGAGATATGACGGAAGATCTTGAGGATGCTGAGAAAGCGGTAGCTTCACAAATTGCCATTGAGAAACGCTTTAAAGCACTTTATGAAGAGCAAGCTGCGCTTGTGGAAAAACGCACGCAGCAAGCGCATACCGCAGCACAAGCTCAAAACGTTGATCTTGCCCGCCGCGCGCTGGAAGAGAAGAAGGCCGCCGAGGCCAAGCGTGATGAGTACAAAGCCAGCTACGATCAGAACAAACTGGCAGCCGACAATCTGCGCGGCAAGCTGGAAGAAATGCGCAAGCAGCTTACAGCGATGAAGAACAAACGTGAAACTTTGGTCGCTCGTTATAATGCCGCTAAAGCGCAAACCGAGATCAACAAAGCGATGAACGGGTTTGGGACTGATACAGCATCGGCCGGATTGAAACGAATGGAAGAGAAGATGCTGGCTATGGAAGCTCGTGCGGAAGCAAGCAATGAAATGTCGTCAAGTGAGAAATCCCTTGATGAAGAGTTTGAGAACCTTGGCAAGGACAAAGTCGTTGAGGATGAGCTTGCAGCCTTGATGAAACAATACGAGAACAAGTAATAACGGATTTTAGTGGTCTAACAGTTATATTGTTCAGGGGGCGAGGGAGAAACAGCAGAGCTGAATGCAGCTGAGCTTCTCCTTCGCTTTTGTTTGATCGTAGATATAAGGGAAGATCCTTTTATTAGACGTCTGCCTTCAATTGAGGCAGCCCGGGCTTAAGGGAGTTTTTTGTATGTTGAATGTGGAGGCATAGAGATGGATTTTGATATGATCTTGCGTGTATTGCTATGGACAGCTGTCGGTGGGCTGCTGTTGTTTGTTTTGATGTTTGTGGATTCCCTGTTCACGAAATATAACGATCTTGAAGAAGTGAAAGCGGGTAACATGGCGGTAACCACAAGACTGATATTGAAACTGTTCGCACAAGGGTATATTTTATCCGTGTCGATTGGTACGTCATATCATCTACTTGAGGCGATAGTGGTATCAATCATTTCGTTTATCATATTGCTGATTCTCGAATCGTTGACAGAGCTCATGCTGCGTAACTTCGGCAAGCTGAACCTTGACAAAGGAACCCGCGAGGGAAAGACGGGATACGGTTTATTTGCAGGTTCGCTGCATGTGGTAGGAGCGTTAATTATTACCGCTTGCCTATAGAACGCATAATGGAGATAGGGGACAGGAAAGATGAGTATGTGGAAAAGAATCAGCAATTTATTTAGTAAGCCGGAGCCGCCCAAGGTAGAGAAAAGCATGCTGCAGCTGGCTCCCGGCGATATTTGTGAAGTGTCTCTAGTCACTTATGAAGTCACGGGTCGTGTGCACAATCGCGGTCGTAATGCGGTCGTCTTGACGCTTCAGGATGGCAGCACCATTGCTTATCTGCATATTGAGGAACGCGAGACGGTTCAGTATGCGTTATACGCTCCGATCGATGGACGGCTGGACTCTCCGGATGAGGTACCGTCCATCATCGATTTGGACGATCATGTCTTTCATTTGGAAGAGGAATACGGGGGACATGTATCGATTACGGGTCGTACTGCGTTTACGCAAAGTGGGGAGCAGCATGTATGG
Above is a window of Paenibacillus sp. FSL K6-1330 DNA encoding:
- a CDS encoding DUF350 domain-containing protein, whose translation is MDFDMILRVLLWTAVGGLLLFVLMFVDSLFTKYNDLEEVKAGNMAVTTRLILKLFAQGYILSVSIGTSYHLLEAIVVSIISFIILLILESLTELMLRNFGKLNLDKGTREGKTGYGLFAGSLHVVGALIITACL
- a CDS encoding DUF4178 domain-containing protein, whose translation is MSMWKRISNLFSKPEPPKVEKSMLQLAPGDICEVSLVTYEVTGRVHNRGRNAVVLTLQDGSTIAYLHIEERETVQYALYAPIDGRLDSPDEVPSIIDLDDHVFHLEEEYGGHVSITGRTAFTQSGEQHVWQYQSDDYKLLRIEWQNGRFMLYEGEKVIPGDVRVIRAT
- a CDS encoding amino acid ABC transporter ATP-binding protein; translation: MITVKDLHKSFGKLEILKGIDIEIAKGEVVVVIGPSGSGKSTFLRCLNLLEVPTSGEISFEGELITAKNHNINSTREKMGMVFQQFNLFPHKKVIDNITLAPIQVKGVSAKEAEATADELLKSVGLQDKKESYPSQLSGGQKQRIAIARALAMQPHVMLFDEPTSALDPEMVGEVLEVMKKLAEGGMTMVIVTHEMGFAREVGDRILFMDGGKIVEEGTPDQLFGNPTHPRTQEFLSKVL
- a CDS encoding ABC transporter substrate-binding protein/permease; this encodes MKRKFTAWMTLFMVVVLSFGSIVHAEGEKKTVILGTSADYAPYEFHKTIDGVDTIVGFDIDIAKEIAKDLGAELIIKDTSFDALLPELTSGRVDFVISGMNPTEERRKSIDFSEPYYAAEQSVVVRKEDALKFNTLESLEGARIGVQKSSIQESIAKTIPKANVVSLDKIPDLLLQLESERVDVVLAEYPIAKTNMNEATMVITDAKPTAENDAYAIGVRKGNEELLKSINATLERLKENDQIQKFVDEASDLAAGRKAENLNTFEFFWKYRDYYAKGIQFTLLISALGVFFGFILGLIIALMRMSGVKILKLLASAYIEIIRGTPMLVQLFIIHYSLAAFDIKFSPIQSGILTLSINSAAYLAEIFRAGIQGVDRGQLEAARSLGMTKGKAMRHIILPQALKGVLPAIGNEFVVIIKESSIVSFIGVVDIMYQAQILRGMTFAALNPLLVAALIYFILTFVLSKLLGVWERKLSASDNR
- a CDS encoding polysaccharide deacetylase family protein; the encoded protein is MFNRYRAGSCLLCILLFFFMVPDISAHASDVHSLSLQPQDTSVMSESGQILDHAKRNKTQNSDDAPSLSQLLRKYPDTFRSSGPRIKQIALTFDDVPDPRFTGKVLDVLKKFQVKATFFAVGERAKKHPDLAKRIHDEGHAIGNHSYNHAQLNKLSLEKFKGQIERTNTILKSLTGVDPRLIRPPYGDINEEQLQWARKNGYKVVNWNVDSLDWKGLSKEEVKSNILSAVGPGSIVLQHAGGGVGSNLTGTIEALPDIITELRSKGYSFVTLPEMLGVSESR
- a CDS encoding PspA/IM30 family protein; amino-acid sequence: MSIFKRLRDLTMSNINAIIDKAEDPIKMTDQYIRDMTEDLEDAEKAVASQIAIEKRFKALYEEQAALVEKRTQQAHTAAQAQNVDLARRALEEKKAAEAKRDEYKASYDQNKLAADNLRGKLEEMRKQLTAMKNKRETLVARYNAAKAQTEINKAMNGFGTDTASAGLKRMEEKMLAMEARAEASNEMSSSEKSLDEEFENLGKDKVVEDELAALMKQYENK
- a CDS encoding NADH:flavin oxidoreductase/NADH oxidase; the protein is MADLFTPYNFKNLTLKNRIVMPPMCQYSVQAEDGIPNDWHFVHYVSRAVGGTGFIIVEMTGVHPDGRITNQDTGIWDDNQIPAYRRIVESVHSYGTKIGIQLGHAGRKAQDAEPSVAPSAIPFSSHYKMPKMLSGAEVEELIQAFKEGARRAVEAGFDTVEIHGAHGYLIHQFHSPLTNQRSDEYGQDLPLFGERVVQAVKEVLPEGMPIIMRVSAKEYVDGGYDVQYCAEICKRYRDAGVDIFHISSGGEGQVGANGGPEAKPGYQVDLAAEFKQLLKVPVIAVGLLDDYHAAQEVILSGKADLVAIGRGMLRDPYWAVHAAKALDGGQKVPKQYERAY
- a CDS encoding 3D domain-containing protein — translated: MLQQMRSWTRNYGLNKNNKIAGKTAKWLTVTAVVLGLTFAGGGLQAHASAVHVAKNGDTFYFLSKQYGVNMDKLMKANPAIKATNIYQGLKITIPGTVSMNSTASAAPIAPGTTGFTPSLSVSPEKNVVEAWGKTFNYSKALSVKATAYSSAASENGGWGAVDYFGNSLELGTIAVDPKIIPLGTKVLVTGHEHPGLPKKAFVAEARDIGGAIKGSRIDIFIPGSKSSVNQFGIQDIKLFIIE